Proteins from one Cardinium endosymbiont of Culicoides punctatus genomic window:
- a CDS encoding sodium:solute symporter family protein: MILSNLPLLMTGAFLLFTLAAGLYFSKKTTSLKEYAVGNKNFATATLVATVLATAFGGGGLIRNVEQVHQQGLYWIFFALFATAISIWILSPLASRMSSFMRNLSMAETIGNVYGRIPRVITAISSIITAIASVAIQIKVISLAISMCTDMVDPSIMTIIVTLVLIFYSTFGGIRAVTYTDALQFITFLAVIPVLAWLMFQKIELSIGDIVAFLKTQEKFQLSNVFSLNTSLINIIVLILAGIVSEIRPSTIQRIYMASSPIQAKRAFIYSSILSFFIIMFITLVGIAIFVIGPDLPMEDVWKYIMNNLAPFFKGLVCISLLSLTMSTADSELNSCVVLIAHDIVESIRGKQIVTSNGLGLVRVTSLIVGLSAMVLTFYCKGLLELMQLSFALSIPVITAPFILAVFGFRGASTTALLGMVTGTVTIIAWNTWVAPKTNIDGSFFCMLANGIAMMVAHYSRPQRRYRMDERG; encoded by the coding sequence ATGATACTATCCAATCTCCCACTCCTTATGACAGGAGCTTTTTTGTTATTTACACTGGCTGCAGGGCTCTACTTTAGTAAAAAAACGACCAGCCTTAAAGAATATGCTGTAGGTAATAAAAATTTTGCGACAGCTACGTTAGTAGCTACGGTATTGGCTACAGCTTTTGGGGGAGGAGGATTAATACGAAATGTAGAGCAAGTACATCAACAAGGTTTATATTGGATATTTTTTGCACTATTTGCCACTGCTATATCTATCTGGATCCTTAGTCCATTGGCATCACGTATGTCTTCGTTTATGCGAAACCTTTCTATGGCAGAAACAATAGGGAATGTTTATGGTAGAATACCAAGAGTGATCACTGCAATATCTTCCATTATTACTGCTATTGCCTCTGTTGCTATTCAAATCAAGGTTATATCATTAGCCATTAGTATGTGTACAGATATGGTGGATCCTAGCATAATGACTATTATTGTTACACTTGTTCTTATTTTTTATTCTACATTTGGAGGTATTCGTGCGGTAACTTATACAGATGCATTACAATTTATAACTTTTTTAGCAGTTATACCTGTATTAGCTTGGCTTATGTTCCAAAAAATTGAGTTATCTATAGGTGATATTGTTGCTTTTTTAAAAACTCAAGAAAAATTTCAACTTTCAAATGTGTTTAGTTTGAATACTAGTTTAATCAATATCATTGTATTGATTCTGGCTGGCATAGTGTCTGAAATAAGGCCATCAACAATACAAAGAATCTATATGGCTTCTAGTCCCATACAAGCTAAAAGAGCTTTTATCTATTCTAGTATATTGAGTTTTTTTATAATTATGTTTATAACATTAGTGGGAATAGCTATTTTCGTGATAGGTCCGGATCTCCCTATGGAAGATGTTTGGAAATATATAATGAATAATCTTGCCCCCTTTTTTAAGGGACTCGTTTGTATCAGTCTCCTTTCCCTTACTATGTCTACTGCTGATTCTGAGTTAAATTCTTGCGTTGTTCTGATTGCCCATGATATTGTGGAAAGCATACGTGGTAAACAAATAGTTACTTCGAATGGACTTGGACTTGTTAGGGTTACTTCTTTAATTGTAGGTCTCTCTGCCATGGTATTAACATTTTATTGTAAAGGTTTATTGGAGCTAATGCAATTATCCTTTGCTTTATCTATCCCAGTCATCACAGCCCCTTTTATCTTAGCTGTTTTTGGCTTTCGAGGTGCTTCTACTACTGCTCTACTAGGTATGGTTACCGGAACAGTAACTATAATAGCTTGGAACACATGGGTTGCTCCAAAAACAAATATAGATGGTTCCTTTTTTTGTATGCTGGCTAATGGCATAGCTATGATGGTTGCACATTATTCACGTCCACAGCGAAGGTACAGGATGGATGAAAGAGGATGA
- a CDS encoding RecQ family ATP-dependent DNA helicase — protein MEQIYDLLQKYWGYTSFRPLQKNIISSILEKNDVMVFLPTGSGKSLCFQLPALYKKGLTLVVTPLIALMKDQVTQLKKRGIYAEAIFSGMSASEIAQRLDNCIYGHAKLLYVSPERLQTELFKFRVTTMNITTLVIDEAHCISQWGYDFRPSYLEIADFKQIIPEANTVTFTATATKTVKKDIQEQLRLKMPVCFTQTFHRPNLVYWVRKTDNKEAQLLKALNTSTGSVIVYVNTRKRTETIAAFLNKHGISALPYHAGLTVTSRTARQEEWGNGKIRVMVATAAFGMGIDKSDVSLVMHLDLPSSLEAYAQESGRAGRNNHMAYAILWYDAQDIAVLKQRWRESYPTISQVKAIYQHLVNYYKIAVGSHAFVTYDFDLEDFKNQMRLYTKEAYYGLKVLESEGLIQLNEAYYQPSRVYCSLSRKALYEFQLLHPTYDLLLKGLLRLYGGAFFTPYCSIVEKKLAQLIQFSESKVCEQLKALHKLKVIEYLPQKLNPQITFLTPRYICSELPLRVDRIEQKNKIAYQQLESVIEYVTNERRCRLAILLDYFDEKEQICHNCDICKQRKVKGTEINDHAEMRQYVIHAILNGKHDVKKLVEGVPQDKEKEILDTIREMLEYKEIYYQSPGQLYSCKNIK, from the coding sequence ATGGAACAAATTTATGATTTACTACAAAAATATTGGGGATATACTTCATTTCGTCCACTCCAGAAGAACATAATTAGCAGCATTTTAGAAAAAAATGATGTGATGGTTTTTTTACCTACTGGAAGTGGAAAATCACTCTGTTTTCAATTACCAGCACTTTATAAAAAAGGTTTAACCCTTGTAGTTACGCCCCTTATTGCCCTGATGAAAGACCAAGTAACACAACTCAAGAAAAGAGGTATTTATGCAGAAGCAATTTTTTCAGGAATGTCTGCTTCAGAAATAGCACAAAGACTTGATAATTGTATTTATGGCCATGCTAAATTACTGTATGTTTCTCCAGAAAGACTACAAACAGAGCTATTTAAATTTCGTGTTACTACCATGAATATTACTACATTAGTAATAGATGAGGCACACTGTATTTCACAATGGGGATATGACTTCAGACCTTCGTACTTAGAAATTGCTGATTTTAAGCAAATCATTCCAGAAGCAAATACTGTTACGTTTACCGCTACTGCCACCAAGACCGTAAAGAAAGATATACAAGAACAATTACGACTTAAAATGCCAGTTTGTTTTACGCAAACTTTTCATCGACCTAATTTGGTTTACTGGGTGCGTAAAACAGATAATAAAGAAGCACAATTGCTTAAGGCATTAAATACTTCCACCGGATCTGTTATTGTTTATGTGAATACCCGGAAAAGAACAGAGACCATTGCTGCTTTTTTAAATAAACATGGTATTAGTGCACTGCCTTACCATGCTGGTCTTACTGTAACAAGTAGAACAGCTAGACAAGAGGAGTGGGGGAACGGTAAGATCCGGGTAATGGTTGCTACAGCAGCTTTCGGTATGGGCATAGATAAATCAGATGTTTCACTGGTAATGCATCTAGATCTACCCTCCTCGTTAGAAGCCTATGCACAAGAATCAGGAAGAGCTGGTAGAAATAATCATATGGCATATGCTATCCTTTGGTATGATGCACAAGATATTGCTGTCTTAAAGCAGAGGTGGAGAGAAAGTTATCCAACCATCAGTCAAGTGAAGGCTATCTATCAACATTTAGTTAATTATTATAAAATAGCTGTAGGCTCTCATGCCTTTGTAACGTATGATTTTGATCTAGAAGATTTTAAAAACCAAATGAGGCTATACACAAAAGAAGCCTATTATGGATTAAAAGTATTAGAGTCAGAGGGATTGATACAACTTAATGAAGCTTATTACCAGCCATCTAGGGTTTACTGTTCTCTTTCTAGAAAAGCATTATATGAGTTCCAACTTTTGCATCCTACTTATGATTTGCTGCTTAAAGGCTTGCTGAGGCTATATGGAGGAGCATTTTTTACACCATATTGTAGTATAGTTGAAAAAAAATTAGCTCAATTGATCCAGTTCAGTGAATCAAAAGTATGTGAACAGTTAAAGGCATTACATAAATTAAAAGTAATAGAATATCTACCACAAAAACTGAATCCACAAATCACTTTTTTAACACCACGTTATATCTGTTCTGAGTTACCTCTTCGTGTGGATAGAATTGAACAGAAGAATAAAATAGCCTATCAGCAACTAGAGTCTGTTATTGAATATGTTACCAATGAAAGACGTTGCCGACTGGCTATATTGCTGGATTATTTCGACGAAAAAGAACAAATATGTCATAATTGTGACATATGTAAGCAGCGAAAAGTAAAAGGAACAGAAATTAATGACCATGCAGAGATGCGACAATATGTTATCCATGCTATACTAAATGGTAAACATGATGTCAAAAAGCTAGTAGAAGGGGTTCCACAAGATAAGGAAAAAGAAATATTAGATACGATTAGAGAAATGTTAGAATACAAAGAGATCTACTATCAAAGTCCTGGACAGTTATACAGCTGTAAGAATATTAAATGA
- a CDS encoding sodium:solute symporter family protein, protein MILSNLPLLMTGAFLLFTLAAGLYFSKKTTSLKEYAVGNKNFATATLVATVLATIYGGGGLIRNVQQVYELGFLWLVYLFLSNFGVLIISPLASRMSPFMLNISIAETIGSIYGRMPRIITALSGIAVAITSLAIQINVIQLVLGMCTDMVDPRIITIIATLILIFYSTFGGIRAVTYTDALQFITFLVIIPVLAWLIFQKTEKSIGEMITFLGEQEKFQLNTVLTRHASLISVIMLVLSSLVSCINPDIMQRVYMASSPIQAKRVFLYSGLLSIFIKIFIILVGIGVFVVSPNLSIQDIWGFIINNMHPFFKGLICISLFAMAMSTADSNLNSCSVLISHDIVESIRGKQITTWNGLGLVRATSLIVGLSAMIVTFYYKDLLALLKLSFDLSIPIITAPFLLAVFGFRGTSTTALIGMVTGALTMIIWKIWIVSKTNIDGSFLCMLANGIAMMVAHYSRPQPEGTGWMKEDDEVLKTSVKDLPI, encoded by the coding sequence ATGATACTATCCAATCTCCCACTCCTTATGACAGGAGCTTTTTTGTTATTTACACTGGCTGCAGGGCTCTACTTTAGTAAAAAAACGACCAGCCTTAAAGAATATGCTGTAGGTAATAAAAATTTTGCGACAGCTACGTTAGTAGCTACGGTATTGGCTACAATTTATGGTGGTGGAGGATTAATTCGTAATGTACAACAAGTATATGAACTTGGTTTTCTATGGTTAGTTTATTTATTCCTAAGTAATTTTGGTGTTTTGATTATTTCTCCTTTGGCATCACGTATGTCACCATTTATGCTCAATATATCTATAGCTGAGACTATAGGAAGTATATATGGTAGAATGCCTAGAATAATTACTGCATTATCTGGTATTGCTGTTGCCATTACTAGTCTTGCCATTCAAATTAATGTAATACAATTAGTCCTCGGCATGTGTACAGATATGGTTGATCCTAGAATAATAACTATTATTGCCACACTTATTCTTATTTTTTATTCTACTTTTGGAGGTATTCGTGCAGTAACTTATACAGATGCATTACAATTTATAACCTTTTTAGTAATTATTCCTGTGTTAGCTTGGTTGATATTTCAAAAAACTGAAAAATCAATAGGTGAAATGATTACTTTTTTGGGGGAACAAGAAAAATTCCAACTTAATACAGTATTAACTAGACATGCTAGTTTGATTAGTGTTATTATGCTGGTTTTATCTTCATTAGTTTCTTGTATAAATCCGGATATAATGCAAAGAGTATATATGGCTTCTAGTCCTATACAAGCTAAAAGAGTGTTTTTGTATTCAGGTCTGTTAAGCATTTTTATAAAAATATTTATAATTTTGGTTGGTATTGGCGTTTTTGTAGTATCTCCAAATTTATCTATACAAGATATTTGGGGATTTATCATAAACAATATGCATCCATTTTTTAAAGGGTTGATTTGCATTAGTCTTTTTGCTATGGCTATGTCTACAGCTGATTCCAATCTCAATAGCTGTTCCGTTTTAATTAGCCATGATATTGTAGAAAGTATACGTGGGAAACAAATAACTACTTGGAATGGACTTGGACTTGTTAGGGCTACTTCCCTAATTGTAGGTCTATCTGCCATGATCGTAACATTTTATTATAAAGATTTACTAGCATTACTTAAGTTATCTTTTGATCTCTCTATCCCAATCATTACAGCTCCTTTTCTATTAGCTGTTTTTGGTTTTCGAGGTACTTCTACTACAGCCTTGATAGGTATGGTTACCGGGGCATTGACTATGATAATATGGAAAATATGGATCGTTTCTAAGACAAATATAGATGGTTCCTTTTTGTGTATGTTGGCTAATGGCATAGCCATGATGGTTGCACATTACTCACGTCCACAGCCAGAAGGTACAGGATGGATGAAAGAGGATGATGAAGTGCTCAAAACGTCTGTTAAAGACTTACCCATATAA